The following nucleotide sequence is from Actinomycetota bacterium.
CTCGACGTGGCCGATATCCGCGTACCCGCCCGAGTACGGCCCGAGGTCGCCGATGCGCTGGCGACGGATCTCCGAGAGCGTACCCGCGTCGATCACCAGCCCGAACAGCCGGCTGCGGTCGACCGCGAACAGCTCAGGCGGCGGCTCGACGCCCGGCACGAGCGGGACGTTGGCGACCTTGTAGCCCTTGAACGCGAGGTACATCGACAGCGGCGTCTTGCTCGAGCGCGACACGCCGATGAGCACGATGTCGGCCTGGTCGAGCTCCTCGGCGTTGCGCCCGTCGTCGTGCTGGACGGCGAAATCGAGCGCGTCGACCCGCTCGAAGTACTCGGCGCCCGTCGTGCGCACCGCGCCGGCCTTCCACGCCGGGTCGCGGTGGATGGCGCCCGCGAGCGCGCCCACGACCGGCCCCATGATGTCGATCGCCATGATGTCCTTCTCGAGCGTCACCCGGTGCATCACGTCGCGCAGGCGCGTGTCGGCGAGGGTGTAGAGGAAGACACAGTCGTCCCCGGTCGCCCCGCGCACGACGCCCTCGAGCTGCCCTCGCGAAG
It contains:
- a CDS encoding kinase/pyrophosphorylase is translated as SRGQLEGVVRGATGDDCVFLYTLADTRLRDVMHRVTLEKDIMAIDIMGPVVGALAGAIHRDPAWKAGAVRTTGAEYFERVDALDFAVQHDDGRNAEELDQADIVLIGVSRSSKTPLSMYLAFKGYKVANVPLVPGVEPPPELFAVDRSRLFGLVIDAGTLSEIRRQRIGDLGPYSGGYADIGHVEDELADSRALMRRLGCFVVNTGSRAIEETAQEILRHFECALPRQGAAQVEQVPETFHARRAPRRRLPRPGD